In Bdellovibrionota bacterium, the following are encoded in one genomic region:
- a CDS encoding type II toxin-antitoxin system VapC family toxin has product MGRSPALILLDTYTWLWMIGNPSQLGEAAKRRVEKQALKGGLGISDISLLEIAMLSKKARIEISGSFLSWLESAVTRSRIVIHPMTPEIVFESTLFPDRLADPADRVIAATAKSLGVPLVTEDREIRTLTGIEMIW; this is encoded by the coding sequence TTGGGACGCAGCCCGGCCTTGATTCTTCTTGATACGTATACCTGGCTCTGGATGATCGGTAATCCGTCTCAGCTGGGCGAAGCTGCAAAAAGGAGAGTCGAAAAGCAAGCTTTAAAAGGGGGACTGGGTATATCGGACATTTCCTTATTGGAAATCGCGATGCTTTCCAAAAAAGCGAGGATCGAGATTTCGGGATCTTTTCTTTCGTGGCTGGAAAGCGCCGTAACCCGCTCACGGATCGTGATTCATCCCATGACTCCCGAAATTGTCTTTGAAAGCACCCTCTTTCCAGACCGTTTGGCGGATCCTGCGGATCGCGTCATCGCCGCCACGGCGAAGTCTCTGGGAGTTCCGCTGGTTACGGAGGACCGGGAAATCAGGACTCTGACGGGAATTGAAATGATTTGGTAG
- a CDS encoding CopG family transcriptional regulator, producing the protein MPKTLTLRVNEETYNTIKRHAELDHRPIANFIEYALKRYVQEADFSDEFETLEILGNQTLVERLRKGSQDAARKKGRFVA; encoded by the coding sequence ATGCCCAAAACCCTCACGTTGAGAGTAAATGAAGAGACATACAACACTATTAAGAGACATGCCGAACTCGACCATCGACCAATTGCTAATTTTATTGAATATGCTTTGAAACGATATGTTCAGGAAGCGGATTTTTCCGATGAATTCGAAACGTTGGAAATTCTTGGAAACCAAACTTTGGTCGAACGACTTCGTAAAGGATCTCAAGATGCTGCGAGGAAGAAGGGACGTTTTGTTGCTTGA
- a CDS encoding OmpA family protein, whose translation MISIQLKNSALLGAVVTFMLFQGGCASTSPAVERARQTYDAAAQDPEISQNAPLALHDAKQSLDRADSLVQEGAEPEEMDHVAYIVERKIQIARNQSNQKKYEAELAGMSEGRQEIVLKSRTLEAERARKEAEEAQARAREAEKRVQEIETTSQQAKADLEKQLAELKAKETKAGTQITLREMMFEVEKADLTPGAIREIEKVAQVVQQNPSRQILIEGHTDSMGSDAYNQELSQQRARAVEQVLEQNDIPRDRITVRGYGEAFPIAPNTNSAGRQRNRRVEITILHEGKKATDVQRPSEQM comes from the coding sequence ATGATTTCAATCCAACTCAAAAATTCGGCCCTTTTGGGCGCCGTGGTTACTTTTATGCTGTTTCAGGGAGGTTGTGCTTCCACGAGTCCCGCGGTGGAAAGAGCGCGCCAAACGTACGACGCGGCTGCGCAGGACCCGGAGATTTCCCAAAACGCCCCACTGGCCCTTCATGATGCCAAGCAGTCCCTGGATCGGGCGGATAGCTTGGTCCAAGAGGGAGCGGAACCGGAGGAAATGGACCACGTTGCTTATATTGTTGAGCGAAAAATCCAGATCGCACGAAATCAGTCGAATCAGAAAAAGTACGAGGCCGAGCTGGCAGGCATGAGTGAGGGGAGGCAAGAGATCGTTCTAAAATCTCGAACTCTGGAGGCGGAGCGAGCCAGGAAAGAGGCCGAGGAAGCGCAGGCACGGGCGCGGGAAGCGGAAAAACGAGTACAAGAGATTGAAACGACTTCGCAGCAAGCCAAAGCAGACTTGGAAAAGCAGCTTGCAGAATTGAAGGCCAAAGAGACGAAGGCGGGAACGCAAATTACCCTTCGCGAAATGATGTTCGAGGTTGAAAAGGCGGATCTCACGCCGGGAGCCATTCGCGAAATCGAAAAGGTGGCGCAGGTCGTTCAACAAAATCCCTCACGGCAAATCCTCATTGAAGGACACACCGATAGTATGGGGTCGGATGCCTACAACCAGGAGCTGTCACAACAAAGAGCCAGAGCGGTTGAACAAGTGTTGGAGCAGAACGATATTCCGCGGGACCGAATCACGGTGAGGGGCTATGGCGAGGCTTTTCCGATCGCCCCGAACACCAACAGCGCCGGAAGACAGCGGAACCGTCGAGTAGAAATCACGATTCTTCATGAAGGGAAGAAGGCGACCGACGTTCAGCGACCCAGCGAGCAGATGTAA
- a CDS encoding DUF4398 domain-containing protein, with the protein MNWKFATCVGAYAVILLGCSHARPPTDILSTAEATLREAEKPETMSAAPLDVQMAKEKLEKAKKAMSDEEYDQARRMAEQAMVDAQVAQSKGAADKSKRLSEEASKTMETLRKESSRGITQ; encoded by the coding sequence ATGAACTGGAAATTCGCCACTTGCGTGGGAGCATATGCCGTCATTCTTTTGGGGTGTAGCCACGCTAGACCCCCGACAGACATTCTTTCAACGGCCGAGGCGACGCTTCGGGAAGCCGAGAAACCGGAGACGATGAGTGCGGCCCCGTTGGACGTTCAAATGGCAAAGGAAAAGCTCGAAAAGGCCAAAAAGGCGATGTCGGATGAAGAGTACGATCAGGCGCGCCGCATGGCCGAACAAGCGATGGTCGACGCCCAAGTGGCTCAGTCCAAGGGTGCCGCAGATAAGAGCAAGCGTTTGTCTGAGGAGGCGAGCAAGACCATGGAGACGCTGCGCAAAGAAAGCAGTCGCGGGATCACACAGTGA
- a CDS encoding transposase codes for MSAPRRPFPGQAQPPPCPQCRRYRPRSALRQRFRHSGIHVHHSDPFPASDREQLTRRLAYAFRIPVSLSQLTYTQDSISLRTRKGNTLNFSPVEFLAHLTVHIPNTYQHYRRYAGLYASATRRFLGLKTKAQVQRISEKPLTPRWATLLARIFGTLPIDCPRCHNEMKLAAFLSHPAEIFILVPQASRAPPQKPVESFFDRHGKIPFLMAAEEASPYQSFDFNQVREESNADFDQRIAG; via the coding sequence GTGTCTGCACCGCGTCGCCCGTTTCCGGGCCAAGCACAACCACCACCGTGTCCACAATGTCGACGATATCGACCTCGCTCTGCCCTGCGCCAACGGTTTCGACATTCCGGTATCCATGTCCATCATTCCGATCCGTTCCCCGCCTCCGACCGGGAACAGCTCACCCGCCGCTTGGCCTATGCCTTTCGAATCCCCGTCTCGTTATCCCAATTGACGTACACCCAAGACTCGATTTCCCTGCGGACTCGGAAAGGGAACACCCTGAACTTTTCACCCGTAGAATTCCTCGCGCATCTGACCGTTCACATCCCGAATACGTATCAACATTATCGCCGGTACGCCGGCCTCTATGCCTCCGCCACCCGGCGATTCCTGGGCCTGAAAACGAAAGCGCAGGTCCAACGAATTTCGGAGAAACCCCTCACGCCCCGCTGGGCCACCCTCCTCGCCCGGATCTTTGGAACCCTGCCGATCGACTGCCCCCGCTGCCACAACGAAATGAAGCTCGCCGCCTTCCTCTCGCATCCCGCGGAAATTTTCATCCTCGTTCCCCAAGCCTCTCGCGCTCCGCCGCAAAAACCGGTCGAGTCCTTCTTCGACCGGCACGGGAAGATTCCTTTTCTCATGGCCGCCGAAGAAGCAAGCCCCTACCAATCCTTCGACTTTAACCAAGTCCGAGAAGAATCCAACGCCGATTTCGATCAACGAATCGCCGGGTAA
- a CDS encoding LamG-like jellyroll fold domain-containing protein encodes MQIQQFLPTGRGSFVFPSPYNTEGIRLTNSSDCIGETDCVFSVGYSYWRNINNHVGSDTMLIFLGTNRNVGGAGVTLFSYNKLTKAVQNLGPIFDSSSGYSWNSGEGWYFSGTKPTKIYLNDGPRMLRYDVLAKQFETVFDVSTPYPNNYIWQLHSSDDDRVHSVSLRDNGTAEMLGCLVYHEDTRQYQYFPKIRDFDECHVDKSGRWLMSLENIDGQYDLEMRIFDLSNGSERMVWDQDGALGHLDMGYGYGVGPDNWDPKANAMYVWDFFANPLSKLLVQYSMEWVPAPNHITHGNARPGVPSTQQFACGSGATRNNLSRSNEIICFRLDGSQTNNILIVAPVMTNLDAAGGGDDYSKMPKANIDVTGEYMVWTSNMGGPRQDAFLVKVPCELLTGVTPTPTPTPTATPTVTPTPTPVPTPTNPVLLGYWNLNEGSGVTASDSSGNSHNGSLLNGPTWTSSDGYPALALDGVDDYVNVTHASDLNAFPLSLATWIKTSASGLNGIVNKYLPASLNGYQLFVNGGDLCAWYFRDGSDYVWDGGTCSLRTSGYADNQWHFVVFVVDSTGGKLYVDGIQKASLPWTGTSGAPSTTTNLVFGQYPQAVTPYFAGSLDEIRVYQGALSPSDIQALFSARTPIVTPTPTPTATPSPTPTPTPVPGSPWVSLSASPATGKTPLQVNFMSAATDPNGDPLTYRWFFGDGTVNVAGTPEQVHTYSKGKFTACVVVDDGQGNTATACLLIQVVGKTGVSVTSIGASTTLTSEVCSLYQIEAVEIESGEPFSLPTELRGSFLLSLNDESPSPAEISACLVLGSTNNICLSTPNGAPECWMVDEMGGSLRLLQGDPATFLIDPDLNASSQSDTVVTHLYGCGSATTSSRELFFLIFIMLVSAGSLRLRSNVRPDPR; translated from the coding sequence GTGCAGATCCAACAATTTCTACCCACCGGTCGCGGATCATTCGTCTTCCCCTCTCCTTATAATACGGAGGGGATTCGACTGACCAACAGCAGTGATTGTATCGGCGAAACCGACTGCGTATTTTCCGTCGGCTACTCCTACTGGCGCAATATCAACAACCATGTCGGAAGCGACACGATGTTGATCTTTCTGGGAACGAACCGGAACGTCGGAGGAGCGGGAGTTACGCTATTTAGTTACAACAAGTTAACCAAAGCAGTTCAAAACTTGGGCCCTATTTTTGATTCCTCCAGCGGCTATAGCTGGAACAGCGGCGAAGGGTGGTATTTCAGCGGCACGAAACCAACCAAAATCTACCTGAACGATGGTCCTCGGATGCTTCGCTACGACGTACTGGCCAAGCAGTTCGAAACGGTTTTTGACGTCAGCACTCCATATCCGAACAATTACATCTGGCAACTCCATTCGAGCGATGACGACCGGGTTCATTCAGTCTCGCTTCGAGATAATGGAACCGCTGAGATGCTCGGTTGCCTCGTTTACCACGAAGACACCCGCCAATATCAGTACTTCCCGAAAATCAGGGATTTCGACGAATGCCACGTGGATAAAAGCGGCCGATGGCTGATGTCGCTGGAAAATATCGACGGTCAATACGATCTTGAAATGCGGATTTTCGATTTGAGCAACGGGTCGGAACGAATGGTTTGGGATCAGGACGGTGCCTTGGGACATCTGGATATGGGATACGGATACGGCGTTGGCCCTGACAACTGGGATCCCAAAGCAAATGCCATGTATGTTTGGGATTTTTTTGCGAATCCACTCAGTAAGTTACTCGTGCAGTACAGCATGGAGTGGGTACCGGCTCCAAACCACATCACTCATGGAAATGCGAGACCAGGCGTTCCCTCCACTCAACAATTCGCCTGTGGAAGTGGAGCTACCCGGAATAATCTATCTCGCTCAAATGAGATTATTTGTTTCCGTCTCGACGGTTCCCAAACCAACAACATTTTAATTGTCGCCCCCGTCATGACGAACCTCGACGCCGCAGGGGGAGGGGACGACTACTCCAAAATGCCCAAAGCCAACATCGACGTGACCGGCGAGTACATGGTCTGGACCAGCAACATGGGAGGCCCACGCCAAGATGCTTTCCTCGTTAAAGTTCCGTGTGAGCTTTTGACCGGCGTCACGCCTACTCCGACTCCGACTCCTACGGCGACTCCAACTGTCACACCAACACCGACTCCCGTTCCAACTCCCACAAACCCTGTCCTTCTCGGGTATTGGAATTTGAACGAAGGAAGCGGTGTCACGGCATCCGATTCTTCCGGCAACAGCCACAACGGTTCGTTGTTGAATGGTCCCACATGGACTTCCTCCGATGGTTACCCGGCACTCGCGTTGGACGGCGTGGACGACTACGTCAATGTGACACACGCAAGCGACTTAAATGCCTTTCCGCTTTCGCTTGCGACGTGGATAAAAACTTCCGCTTCCGGCCTGAATGGGATCGTGAACAAATATCTTCCTGCGTCTCTCAACGGCTACCAACTGTTTGTTAACGGGGGCGACCTATGCGCTTGGTATTTCCGCGATGGGTCCGATTATGTCTGGGACGGCGGCACTTGCAGCTTGCGGACTTCCGGTTACGCAGACAATCAGTGGCATTTCGTTGTGTTCGTGGTCGATTCGACCGGCGGGAAGTTGTATGTCGATGGGATTCAGAAGGCGTCTCTACCGTGGACCGGAACATCGGGTGCGCCTTCCACGACGACGAATCTTGTTTTCGGACAGTACCCGCAGGCCGTAACACCTTACTTTGCTGGCTCGCTGGATGAGATTCGAGTCTATCAGGGGGCGCTGAGTCCGAGCGATATCCAAGCTCTTTTCTCGGCACGAACTCCGATCGTCACGCCGACGCCCACGCCGACTGCAACGCCCTCTCCAACACCGACGCCTACACCTGTCCCGGGATCTCCGTGGGTTTCCCTCTCCGCCTCGCCGGCTACGGGAAAAACTCCCCTACAGGTCAACTTTATGTCGGCGGCCACCGATCCCAACGGCGATCCTTTAACCTATCGCTGGTTCTTCGGTGACGGGACCGTCAACGTCGCCGGGACACCCGAACAGGTTCATACCTATTCCAAAGGGAAATTCACCGCCTGTGTCGTTGTCGACGACGGCCAGGGCAATACAGCCACGGCCTGCCTCCTCATCCAGGTCGTGGGGAAAACGGGGGTGAGCGTCACGTCGATCGGCGCGAGCACGACGTTGACCTCGGAAGTCTGTTCGCTTTACCAAATCGAGGCCGTCGAGATCGAGTCGGGCGAGCCCTTCTCTTTACCTACGGAATTGCGCGGCAGTTTTCTTCTGAGCCTCAATGACGAATCGCCCAGCCCCGCTGAGATCTCGGCCTGCTTGGTCCTGGGATCGACGAATAACATCTGCCTGTCCACCCCCAACGGCGCGCCCGAGTGTTGGATGGTCGATGAAATGGGGGGAAGTTTGCGTCTTCTTCAGGGCGACCCCGCCACGTTCTTGATCGATCCGGACTTGAACGCCTCTTCCCAGAGTGACACCGTGGTTACGCATTTGTACGGCTGCGGCAGCGCCACAACATCTTCCCGCGAACTCTTCTTTCTCATTTTCATCATGCTAGTAAGTGCGGGTTCACTTCGACTCCGCTCCAATGTGAGACCAGATCCTCGATAA